Proteins from one Salmonella bongori NCTC 12419 genomic window:
- the ybcJ gene encoding ribosome-associated protein YbcJ yields the protein MATFSLGKHPHVELCDLLKLEGWSESGAQAKMAIADGLVKVDGAIETRKRCKIVAGQTVSYAGQSVNVTD from the coding sequence ATGGCGACATTCTCTTTAGGCAAGCATCCGCACGTTGAACTGTGCGATCTCCTCAAGCTGGAAGGCTGGAGCGAAAGCGGCGCCCAGGCGAAAATGGCCATTGCCGATGGGCTGGTTAAGGTCGATGGCGCAATTGAAACGCGTAAACGCTGCAAAATCGTGGCCGGACAAACGGTAAGCTATGCCGGTCAAAGCGTAAATGTCACCGACTGA
- the folD gene encoding bifunctional methylenetetrahydrofolate dehydrogenase/methenyltetrahydrofolate cyclohydrolase FolD, which produces MVAKIIDGKTIAQQVRSEVAQKIQARIAAGLRAPGLAVVLVGSNPASQIYVASKRKACDEVGFVSRSYDLPETTSEAELLALIDTLNADNTIDGILVQLPLPAGIDNVKVLERIAPDKDVDGFHPYNVGRLCQRAPRLRPCTPRGIVTLLERYNIDTYGLNAVVIGASNIVGRPMSMELLLAGCTTTVTHRFTKDLRHHVEHADLLIVAVGKPGFIPGEWIKEGAIVIDVGINRLENGKVVGDVVFEEAAARASYITPVPGGVGPMTVATLIENTLQACVEYHDPQGK; this is translated from the coding sequence ATGGTAGCAAAGATAATTGACGGTAAAACGATTGCGCAACAGGTGCGATCTGAGGTTGCTCAAAAAATTCAGGCACGCATCGCTGCAGGTCTTCGCGCGCCCGGTCTGGCGGTTGTGTTGGTCGGCAGCAATCCTGCCTCACAGATTTATGTGGCAAGCAAACGTAAAGCATGCGATGAAGTAGGGTTCGTCTCCCGCTCCTATGACCTGCCGGAAACTACCAGCGAAGCCGAACTGCTGGCGCTTATCGATACTCTGAATGCAGATAACACGATCGACGGTATTCTGGTGCAGTTGCCTTTACCGGCAGGTATCGACAACGTTAAAGTGCTGGAGCGTATCGCGCCGGATAAAGACGTGGACGGTTTCCATCCATATAACGTTGGTCGTTTGTGTCAGCGGGCGCCGCGTCTGCGTCCCTGTACGCCCCGCGGTATTGTCACCCTGCTTGAGCGTTATAACATTGATACCTACGGCCTGAATGCCGTGGTGATCGGCGCCTCGAATATCGTTGGTCGCCCAATGAGCATGGAACTGCTGCTGGCCGGCTGCACCACTACCGTCACGCATCGCTTTACCAAAGATCTGCGTCACCATGTTGAACATGCCGATTTGCTGATCGTCGCCGTCGGTAAACCGGGATTTATTCCCGGCGAATGGATTAAAGAAGGCGCGATTGTGATCGATGTCGGGATTAACCGTCTGGAAAATGGCAAAGTCGTTGGCGATGTCGTGTTTGAAGAAGCCGCGGCACGCGCGTCATACATCACGCCAGTCCCCGGCGGCGTCGGCCCAATGACGGTCGCCACGCTTATCGAAAATACGCTACAGGCGTGCGTTGAATATCACGATCCACAAGGAAAATAA
- a CDS encoding IS3 family transposase (programmed frameshift) translates to MKKTCYTKEQIAFALKKAETGTRVGEVCRKMGISEATFYNWKKKFAGLGVTELRRLRQLEDENQRLKKLVADLSLDREMLQEVLKQKPLRPAQKRQAVHFLREAYRISVRRGCGLLMQRRTVYHWQSRRDDRAITLRIREIAETRIRYGCPRIHIQLRREGWRVNHKKTHRIYCLEGLNLHRKRPRRHVSAVRRQQRPDLTHIDQCWSMDFVSDSLFNGRRLRALAVMDNFSRECLAIHVGKSLKGEDVVRVMEALRVLDKRLPVRIQTDNGSEFISKTLDKWAYEHGVTMDFSRPGKPTDNPFTESFNGSLRDECLNIHWFLSLEDAQEKLDNWRREYNHERTHSSLNGMTPAEFIRSLRKDEDL, encoded by the exons ATGAAAAAGACCTGTTATACCAAAGAACAGATAGCGTTTGCGCTGAAAAAGGCCGAAACCGGCACTCGTGTCGGGGAAGTCTGCAGAAAGATGGGCATTTCTGAGGCCACGTTTTACAACTGGAAGAAGAAATTTGCCGGTCTGGGCGTGACGGAACTGCGTCGTTTGCGGCAGCTGGAGGATGAAAATCAGCGGCTGAAGAAACTGGTGGCTGATCTGAGTCTGGACAGGGAGATGCTGCAGGAGGTACTGAAGCAAAAGC CTCTGAGGCCGGCTCAGAAGCGCCAGGCGGTGCATTTCCTGCGGGAGGCCTATCGTATCAGTGTCCGCCGGGGATGCGGGTTGCTGATGCAGCGCAGAACTGTCTACCACTGGCAGAGCCGGCGTGATGATCGTGCGATAACCCTGCGCATCAGGGAGATCGCGGAAACACGAATACGCTACGGTTGCCCGCGTATCCATATCCAGTTGCGGCGGGAAGGCTGGCGGGTTAATCACAAGAAAACACACCGGATTTATTGCCTGGAAGGGCTGAATCTGCACAGAAAGCGCCCCCGCAGGCATGTCAGTGCAGTACGCCGCCAACAGCGCCCGGACCTGACGCATATCGATCAGTGCTGGAGTATGGATTTCGTGTCGGATAGTCTGTTTAACGGACGGCGTTTGCGGGCGCTGGCTGTAATGGATAATTTTAGTCGGGAATGTCTGGCAATCCATGTCGGAAAATCACTGAAGGGTGAGGATGTGGTCCGCGTAATGGAAGCGCTGCGGGTGCTGGATAAGCGCCTGCCGGTACGTATTCAGACGGATAACGGCAGCGAATTTATCTCGAAAACCCTGGACAAATGGGCGTATGAGCATGGTGTGACGATGGACTTCTCGCGCCCCGGAAAGCCGACAGATAACCCGTTTACTGAATCATTTAACGGCAGTCTGCGGGATGAATGCCTGAATATTCACTGGTTCCTGTCACTGGAAGATGCGCAGGAAAAACTCGACAACTGGCGCAGGGAATACAATCATGAGAGAACGCATTCATCATTAAATGGCATGACTCCGGCTGAATTTATCCGGAGTCTCCGGAAAGACGAAGATCTCTGA
- a CDS encoding acyltransferase family protein, translated as MNKVHSIQYMRGFASIFVVLYHTKWYLNEVYSQKDLGSLLFNYGAFGVDLFFIISGFIICLSTERLEKSFFTNFFIRRFFRIYPLLIICVTIYFLAIKPEASYLLYLKSLIPVHSNYSEGSPFYGFNLLDTAWTITYEIAFYLIFGFAMLLSRKYRAYISGLTILIIFTVASHYFTGTISLDAYTKQPDVNQNNIIALFYSPMFIDFIYGIVIYLIYKNINFSSSILNTLSPYLLFFLFSLIASQISLFYGHGPLKWGLLSAIIILISVMYEKNNGMRHCRTFEYLGNISYSLYIIHVVILECIYKYDFFIFPNTSGFSRLFIILSVILIISIIVHELIEKPFISLGKRFIK; from the coding sequence TTGAACAAAGTTCATTCAATACAGTATATGAGAGGTTTTGCCTCAATTTTTGTAGTTCTTTACCATACCAAGTGGTATCTCAATGAGGTTTATTCCCAAAAGGACCTCGGCTCATTGCTTTTCAATTACGGAGCTTTTGGTGTTGATCTTTTTTTTATAATTAGTGGATTCATAATTTGCCTTTCAACTGAAAGATTAGAAAAGTCCTTTTTTACTAATTTTTTCATCCGCCGCTTCTTCAGAATATACCCATTACTAATAATATGTGTAACCATCTACTTTTTGGCTATAAAACCAGAAGCGAGTTATTTGCTATACCTAAAATCACTTATACCAGTGCATAGCAATTATTCAGAAGGCAGCCCTTTCTATGGATTTAATTTACTCGACACCGCATGGACAATAACATACGAAATAGCATTTTATCTTATTTTCGGATTTGCTATGCTTTTAAGCAGGAAATATAGAGCTTACATCAGCGGATTAACAATCCTAATCATATTTACCGTGGCATCTCACTATTTCACTGGCACAATATCGCTTGACGCCTATACAAAGCAACCAGATGTAAACCAGAACAATATAATTGCACTATTTTACTCTCCAATGTTTATAGATTTTATCTATGGAATTGTTATCTACTTGATTTATAAAAACATAAATTTTAGCTCATCAATTTTAAATACTCTATCACCTTACTTATTGTTCTTTTTGTTCTCTTTAATTGCTTCGCAAATTAGTTTATTTTATGGTCACGGACCGTTAAAGTGGGGATTATTAAGCGCAATTATAATACTCATATCAGTCATGTACGAGAAGAACAACGGAATGAGGCATTGCAGAACATTTGAATACCTTGGAAATATTTCTTATTCATTATACATAATTCATGTTGTTATCCTTGAGTGTATTTATAAATATGATTTTTTCATATTCCCGAACACATCTGGTTTTTCAAGGCTATTTATTATATTGTCAGTTATTTTAATTATCTCTATAATCGTACATGAGCTAATAGAGAAGCCTTTTATTTCTCTAGGAAAGCGATTTATAAAATAG
- the rclR gene encoding reactive chlorine-specific transcriptional regulator RclR — protein sequence MDALSQLLTLNNPQGSIDKNCPLGGDWQLPHAAGELSVIRWHTVTQGEALLEMPAGDAITLMPGNVVILPQNSAHRLRQAGKAPTHIVCGSLRLHTTSRYFLTALPEVLYFAPQQHSPVSIWLNAALLLLQQESDRHLPGADVLCSQQCATLFTLAVRDWLSQAGAAKSVLSLLLHPRLGRVMLQMLETPAHPWTVETLAQQVHMSRASFAQLFRDISDTTPLSVLTTLRLQIAAQALSRETQPVIVIAESVGYASESSFHKAFVREFGCTPGEYRKRAKMLGQ from the coding sequence ATGGACGCGCTTAGTCAACTATTAACGCTTAATAATCCTCAGGGCTCAATCGATAAAAATTGCCCGTTAGGCGGCGACTGGCAGTTGCCACACGCCGCTGGCGAACTTTCGGTGATTCGTTGGCATACCGTCACGCAGGGCGAAGCGCTGCTGGAAATGCCAGCCGGCGATGCCATTACGCTCATGCCGGGAAACGTGGTGATCCTGCCACAAAACTCCGCTCACCGTTTACGCCAGGCCGGCAAAGCACCGACGCATATCGTGTGTGGTAGCTTACGTCTACACACAACGTCACGTTATTTCCTTACCGCACTACCGGAAGTGTTGTACTTTGCCCCGCAGCAGCATAGCCCTGTCAGTATCTGGCTTAACGCTGCCCTTTTACTGTTACAGCAGGAGTCAGATCGCCATTTACCCGGCGCTGACGTTTTATGCAGCCAGCAATGCGCCACTCTGTTTACCCTCGCCGTTCGCGACTGGCTGTCGCAGGCGGGCGCGGCGAAAAGCGTGCTGAGTTTATTGCTGCATCCCCGACTGGGTCGCGTAATGCTTCAAATGCTGGAAACGCCTGCGCATCCCTGGACGGTCGAAACACTGGCGCAACAGGTACATATGTCCCGGGCGAGTTTCGCGCAGTTATTTCGCGACATTTCCGATACAACGCCCTTAAGCGTATTAACGACGCTACGCTTACAAATTGCCGCCCAGGCCTTGTCACGAGAGACGCAGCCAGTCATCGTGATAGCAGAGTCGGTAGGTTATGCGAGCGAATCCTCTTTTCATAAAGCGTTTGTTCGTGAATTTGGCTGTACGCCAGGCGAGTACCGCAAACGGGCAAAAATGCTCGGACAATAA
- the rclA gene encoding reactive chlorine resistance oxidoreductase RclA encodes MTQYQALIIGFGKAGKTLAATLAKTGWRVAIIEQSPSMFGGTCINIGCIPTKTLVHDAEREADFSAAMQRKAAVVNFLRDKNFHNLADLHNVDVIEGRAEFIDNQTVRVVQAKGEQVLRGEKIFINTGAESVIPAITGLTTTEGVFDSTGLLSLSERPARLGILGGGYIGLEFASMFANFGTKVTIFEAAPQFLPREDRDIAQAIAHILQEKGVELILNAKVQAVSSQAGAVQVELPEGAHLVDALLVASGRKPATAGLQLHNAGVAVNERGGIIVDDYLRTTAENIWAMGDVTGGLQFTYISLDDFRIVRDGLLGEGKRSTRDRQNVPYSVFMTPPLSRIGMTEEQARASGATVQVVTLPVAAIPRARVIDDTRGVLKAVVDVNTQRIVGASLLCADSHEMINIVKTVMDADLPYTVLRDQIFTHPTMSESLNDLFSLIK; translated from the coding sequence ATGACACAGTATCAGGCACTCATTATTGGTTTTGGTAAGGCAGGAAAAACGCTGGCGGCAACTTTGGCTAAGACGGGATGGCGTGTGGCGATTATCGAACAGTCACCCAGTATGTTCGGCGGAACTTGTATCAATATAGGTTGTATTCCTACAAAAACGCTGGTGCATGACGCTGAACGCGAGGCGGATTTTTCTGCCGCTATGCAACGTAAAGCGGCGGTCGTGAATTTTTTACGCGATAAAAATTTTCATAATCTTGCCGACCTGCATAATGTTGATGTGATTGAGGGAAGGGCGGAATTTATTGATAACCAAACCGTTCGGGTCGTTCAGGCGAAAGGCGAACAGGTGTTACGGGGGGAAAAGATCTTCATCAATACGGGCGCAGAGTCGGTGATTCCTGCTATTACAGGATTAACAACCACCGAGGGCGTGTTCGATAGTACCGGGCTGCTCAGCCTGAGCGAGCGTCCGGCACGGCTGGGTATTTTAGGCGGCGGCTATATTGGTCTGGAATTTGCCTCAATGTTTGCCAACTTTGGTACGAAGGTCACAATCTTTGAGGCTGCGCCGCAATTCCTGCCTCGTGAAGATCGGGACATCGCGCAGGCTATTGCCCACATTTTGCAGGAAAAGGGCGTTGAGCTAATTTTAAATGCTAAAGTGCAGGCGGTGTCGTCACAGGCGGGAGCGGTACAGGTAGAGCTACCGGAGGGCGCACACCTTGTGGATGCACTGCTGGTTGCGTCGGGGCGGAAACCGGCGACTGCAGGCTTACAGCTTCATAATGCCGGGGTCGCGGTGAATGAACGCGGGGGGATTATCGTTGACGATTACCTGCGTACCACGGCAGAGAATATCTGGGCGATGGGCGATGTTACTGGTGGGTTACAGTTTACCTATATTTCACTGGATGATTTCCGCATCGTTCGTGATGGCTTGTTGGGTGAGGGTAAACGCAGCACCCGCGATCGCCAAAACGTGCCATATTCTGTCTTTATGACGCCGCCGCTCTCCCGTATTGGGATGACAGAAGAACAAGCGCGGGCGAGCGGCGCAACGGTACAGGTGGTGACATTGCCGGTAGCGGCGATCCCTCGCGCCCGTGTTATAGATGATACCCGTGGCGTACTGAAAGCCGTGGTGGACGTCAATACACAGCGCATAGTGGGCGCATCATTGTTATGCGCCGATTCACATGAAATGATTAATATCGTTAAAACCGTTATGGATGCGGATTTACCTTATACGGTGTTACGCGACCAGATATTTACCCATCCTACAATGAGCGAGTCATTAAACGATCTCTTCTCCCTTATTAAGTAA
- the rclB gene encoding reactive chlorine resistance periplasmic protein RclB, producing the protein MLKITTLIASLLAAPLAFSASTQPLTEVEYISVSAIAATPSMLENAIAQLAQSKQASSWKITSMRIDNTGYATAILYK; encoded by the coding sequence ATGTTAAAAATTACGACACTTATTGCCTCCTTACTGGCCGCGCCGCTGGCGTTTTCTGCCTCCACTCAGCCGTTAACCGAAGTCGAGTATATTAGCGTTTCCGCCATTGCAGCAACGCCTTCGATGCTTGAGAACGCTATTGCCCAACTGGCACAAAGTAAACAGGCATCGTCATGGAAAATAACCTCAATGCGTATTGATAATACGGGCTATGCCACCGCGATTTTATATAAATAA
- the rclC gene encoding reactive chlorine resistance membrane protein RclC has translation MDKYLRLLSQGDRIGLTLIRLSIAIVFIWIGLLKFVPYEADSITPFVANSPFMSFFYEHPEEYRQHLTHEGELKPQERAWQTANNTYVFSNGLGVVELIIAALVLANPFSRWLGLAGGVLAFLTPFVTLSFLITTPEAWVMPLGDAHYGFPYLSGAGRLVLKDTLMLAGAVMIMADSARSLLSQRQ, from the coding sequence ATGGACAAATATCTTCGTCTGTTAAGTCAGGGAGATCGGATTGGATTAACATTAATACGCCTGAGCATTGCCATTGTTTTTATCTGGATTGGCTTGCTTAAGTTTGTGCCCTATGAGGCCGATAGTATTACACCGTTTGTCGCGAATAGCCCTTTTATGTCATTTTTCTATGAGCATCCAGAGGAATACCGCCAACATCTGACTCATGAAGGCGAATTAAAGCCGCAGGAGCGCGCCTGGCAAACGGCTAATAATACTTATGTGTTTTCGAATGGCCTGGGCGTAGTGGAATTGATTATTGCGGCACTGGTGCTGGCTAATCCCTTCAGCCGCTGGTTAGGGCTGGCGGGAGGCGTGCTGGCATTCCTGACGCCATTTGTAACGCTGTCTTTTTTAATCACCACGCCGGAGGCCTGGGTTATGCCGCTGGGCGATGCGCATTACGGTTTTCCGTACTTATCGGGGGCCGGACGGCTGGTATTAAAGGATACATTAATGTTGGCAGGCGCGGTGATGATCATGGCGGATTCCGCCCGATCGCTACTTTCACAGCGACAATAG
- a CDS encoding coiled-coil domain-containing protein — protein MKKIIKRLEIIKSAIELEDEEIIRQQLIHLKNEPQDAVITTIVQAIEARRFSDAMQNISAWLQAQRALSTWQDPSVAASKLELKALEAQLRDLIDKRNARVQILDDFNDLYHLRLGPLMSRILELRQQLAVSMQRKQEAELKRREKDYQSCLQYISRAVDQLATLKQQWVVLNTASREAVGFRQRIQQQTELITALLAEIRELEESFSHQNNSASRQAQENAEQEYHQYREQQQEAQFRYARDQRLSADERSELKRLWRQASRLCHPDVVADELKEKAHQMMVQLNQARQNADLATIRTLLTQLQSGLEPMMASDRLNNLEHLRNKIRQLRTQIDALLKEITQLETENAWRLASSVTDKEAYFSEQERALTEIRNSLEAQVQQVEKELLTG, from the coding sequence ATGAAGAAGATCATTAAACGTTTAGAGATCATCAAAAGCGCCATTGAACTTGAGGATGAAGAGATTATCCGTCAGCAGCTCATTCACCTGAAAAATGAGCCGCAGGATGCTGTTATCACCACGATTGTCCAGGCGATTGAAGCCCGCCGGTTCAGCGACGCCATGCAGAATATCTCAGCCTGGCTACAGGCCCAACGAGCGCTCTCGACGTGGCAAGATCCTTCTGTGGCCGCCAGTAAACTGGAGCTGAAAGCGCTTGAAGCCCAACTTCGCGATCTGATTGATAAGCGAAACGCGCGGGTGCAAATTCTTGACGATTTCAACGATCTTTATCATCTGCGTCTCGGGCCATTGATGAGCCGTATCCTGGAGTTACGTCAACAGCTCGCCGTGAGTATGCAGCGTAAGCAAGAAGCAGAACTCAAACGCCGGGAAAAGGATTATCAGTCCTGTCTGCAATATATTTCCCGGGCGGTGGATCAACTGGCCACGCTAAAACAGCAATGGGTAGTGTTAAATACCGCCTCACGGGAAGCGGTGGGGTTTCGTCAGCGTATTCAGCAACAAACGGAGTTAATTACCGCGTTGCTGGCGGAGATTCGTGAGCTGGAGGAAAGTTTTTCCCATCAGAACAACAGCGCCTCCCGTCAGGCGCAGGAAAATGCAGAACAGGAATACCATCAGTATCGGGAGCAGCAACAGGAAGCGCAGTTCCGCTACGCCCGCGATCAACGTTTGTCGGCTGATGAACGCAGTGAATTAAAACGGTTGTGGCGCCAGGCCAGCCGCCTGTGTCACCCGGATGTGGTCGCCGATGAATTAAAAGAAAAAGCTCACCAGATGATGGTACAGCTCAATCAGGCGCGGCAAAATGCCGATCTGGCGACAATTCGCACGCTGTTGACTCAGTTACAAAGTGGTCTGGAACCAATGATGGCAAGCGACAGGCTGAATAATCTGGAACATTTGCGCAATAAAATACGCCAGCTTCGCACCCAAATCGACGCGCTGTTAAAAGAAATTACACAACTGGAAACGGAAAATGCCTGGCGGCTCGCCTCTTCCGTAACGGATAAAGAAGCCTATTTTTCCGAGCAGGAACGGGCGCTGACGGAAATTCGCAATTCGCTGGAAGCGCAGGTCCAGCAAGTAGAAAAGGAACTACTGACAGGGTAG
- the pheP gene encoding phenylalanine transporter, which produces MKNASTASGASVTDAASKNEPTLQRGLQNRHIQLIALGGAIGTGLFLGIGPAIQMAGPAVLLGYGVAGIIAFLIMRQLGEMVVEEPVSGSFAHFAYKYWGPFAGFLSGWNYWVMFVLVGMAELTAAGIYMQYWLPDVPTWIWAAAFFIIINAVNLVNVRLYGETEFWFALIKVLAIIGMIGFGLWLLFSGHGGEHASIDNLWRYNGFFATGWQGLILSLAVIMFSFGGLELIGITAAEARDPQKSIPKAVNQVVYRILLFYIGSLVVLLALYPWIEVKSNSSPFVMIFHNLDSNVVASALNFVILVASLSVYNSGVYSNSRMLFGLSIQGNAPKFLTRVSHRGVPVNSLMLSAAITSLVVLINYLLPQKAFSLLMALVVATLLLNWIMICLAHLRFRTAMRRQGRETQFKALLYPAGNYLCIAFLALILVLMCTMEDMRLSAILLPVWIVFLFIAFTVLRRKAH; this is translated from the coding sequence GTGAAAAACGCGTCAACAGCATCCGGCGCCAGCGTGACGGATGCCGCGTCGAAGAATGAACCGACGCTTCAGCGGGGATTGCAAAACCGTCATATTCAGCTCATTGCGTTGGGCGGCGCTATTGGTACTGGACTGTTTCTGGGGATCGGCCCGGCAATTCAGATGGCAGGGCCGGCTGTTCTGCTGGGCTACGGCGTTGCCGGGATTATTGCCTTTCTCATTATGCGCCAACTGGGCGAAATGGTTGTGGAAGAACCCGTCTCCGGATCGTTTGCCCATTTTGCTTATAAATATTGGGGACCGTTTGCGGGCTTTCTGTCAGGTTGGAACTATTGGGTCATGTTTGTACTGGTCGGGATGGCGGAGCTAACCGCGGCGGGCATCTATATGCAGTACTGGTTGCCTGACGTACCCACATGGATATGGGCGGCGGCGTTTTTTATTATCATTAATGCTGTGAATCTGGTAAACGTACGTCTGTATGGCGAAACGGAATTCTGGTTCGCGCTGATTAAAGTGCTGGCGATTATCGGCATGATAGGTTTTGGCCTGTGGCTCCTGTTTTCCGGCCACGGCGGCGAACATGCCAGCATTGATAACCTCTGGCGCTATAACGGTTTCTTTGCTACCGGCTGGCAGGGTTTGATTCTGTCGCTGGCGGTGATTATGTTTTCCTTTGGCGGGCTGGAACTGATCGGTATTACTGCGGCGGAAGCGCGCGATCCACAAAAAAGTATTCCGAAAGCGGTCAATCAGGTGGTCTACCGTATTTTGCTGTTCTACATCGGTTCGCTGGTGGTTTTGCTGGCACTCTATCCGTGGATAGAGGTGAAATCCAATAGCAGCCCTTTTGTCATGATTTTCCATAATCTGGACAGTAATGTGGTGGCTTCGGCGCTGAATTTCGTTATTCTGGTCGCGTCGCTCTCGGTGTATAACAGCGGCGTTTATTCGAATAGCCGCATGCTTTTCGGCCTGTCCATACAAGGCAACGCGCCGAAATTCTTGACGCGCGTCAGCCACCGCGGCGTACCGGTAAACTCGCTGATGCTTTCCGCGGCAATAACGTCGCTGGTGGTATTGATTAACTATTTGTTGCCACAGAAAGCGTTTAGCCTGTTGATGGCGCTGGTTGTCGCGACGTTACTGCTGAACTGGATCATGATCTGCCTTGCGCATTTACGTTTTCGCACGGCGATGCGTCGTCAGGGGCGCGAGACGCAATTTAAGGCGTTGCTCTATCCCGCCGGAAACTATTTGTGCATAGCGTTTCTGGCGCTAATTCTGGTGCTGATGTGTACGATGGAGGATATGCGATTGTCGGCGATTTTGCTGCCGGTATGGATTGTATTCCTGTTTATCGCGTTTACTGTTTTGCGCCGTAAGGCTCATTGA
- a CDS encoding mechanosensitive ion channel family protein, translating to MQELISQVEDLAGIEMNYTTSLVVIFGIIFLTAVVVHIILHWVVLRTFEKRAIASSRLWLQIITQNKLFHRLAFTLQGIIVNIQATLWLQKGSEAANILTVCAQLWIMIYALLSLFSLLDVILNLSQKWPAASQLPLKGIFQGIKLIGAIIVGILMISLLIGQSPAILISGLGAMAAVLMLVFKDPILGLVAGIQLSANDMLKLGDWLEMPKYGADGAVIDIGLTTVKVRNWDNTITTIPTWSLVSDSFKNWSGMSASGGRRIKRSINIDATSIHFLDDDEKQRLLTAQLLKPYLTSRHQEIDEWNKQLDAPESALNHRRMTNIGTFRAYLNEYLRHHPRIRKDMTLMVRQLAPDDHGLPIEIYAFTNTVVWLEYESIQADIFDHIFAVVEEFGLRIHQTPTGSDIRALSGTLRH from the coding sequence ATGCAGGAATTAATATCCCAGGTAGAAGATTTAGCGGGTATTGAAATGAATTACACCACGTCGCTGGTGGTGATATTTGGTATTATTTTTCTGACGGCAGTTGTCGTGCATATTATTTTGCACTGGGTAGTACTACGCACCTTCGAAAAACGCGCTATCGCCAGTTCCCGTCTCTGGCTGCAAATTATTACCCAAAATAAATTGTTTCATCGTCTGGCTTTTACATTGCAAGGCATCATCGTCAATATTCAGGCTACGCTCTGGCTGCAAAAGGGCAGTGAGGCTGCAAATATTCTGACTGTCTGCGCACAGTTATGGATTATGATCTATGCCCTGTTGTCGTTATTTTCGCTGCTGGACGTGATTCTTAATCTGTCGCAAAAATGGCCCGCCGCCTCTCAACTTCCACTGAAAGGAATATTTCAGGGTATTAAGCTGATTGGCGCCATTATTGTCGGCATTCTGATGATCTCATTGCTGATTGGTCAGTCGCCAGCGATTTTAATCAGCGGGCTGGGCGCGATGGCCGCGGTATTAATGCTGGTCTTTAAAGACCCGATTCTTGGCCTGGTTGCCGGTATACAGCTTTCCGCCAACGATATGCTCAAACTGGGCGACTGGCTGGAAATGCCGAAATATGGCGCAGATGGCGCCGTCATTGATATTGGTTTAACCACGGTAAAAGTACGCAACTGGGATAATACCATCACCACCATTCCCACCTGGTCCCTGGTTTCCGATTCGTTCAAAAACTGGAGCGGCATGTCTGCGTCCGGCGGACGCCGGATTAAACGTAGCATTAATATTGACGCGACCAGTATCCATTTTCTGGATGATGATGAAAAACAGCGGCTGTTAACCGCGCAACTGTTAAAGCCGTACCTTACCAGCCGTCATCAGGAAATCGATGAATGGAATAAACAACTGGATGCGCCGGAATCCGCCTTAAATCACCGCCGAATGACCAATATCGGGACATTTCGCGCCTACCTGAACGAATATTTACGCCACCATCCGCGCATCCGTAAAGATATGACGCTGATGGTACGCCAACTGGCACCTGACGATCATGGTTTGCCGATAGAGATCTATGCTTTTACCAATACCGTCGTGTGGCTGGAATATGAGAGCATTCAGGCCGATATTTTCGACCATATTTTTGCCGTGGTGGAAGAGTTTGGCTTGCGTATTCACCAGACGCCGACCGGCAGCGATATTCGCGCGCTGTCAGGGACATTGCGGCATTAA